The segment ACGTTGAACTCGGTCTGCAGCACACCGCCGTCGTCGACATAGGTGACGTTGATGGCCCGGCCCTCGCCGGTCACGGTGTAGGTCACCGTCTCGGTGGCGCCGGGAGCGCTCGACCCGCCGGGCACCGAGGGTGCGGTGGTAGTGGCCGGGGCGGGCCGGCTGGTGGTGGTGGTGGGTCGGCGGGTGGTGGTCGGCGCCGTGCTGCTCAGCGTCGGCTCGGCCGTGTTGTTCTCCGACAGGGTGGGCACCGGTGCCACGACGGTCTGCTGCTGGGAGCTGTTGACGATGACCAGCGCGATGACCAGACCGATGACGGTGACCACCGCGATGGCGGCCGCGATCCACAGCCAGCGCGGGGTGCCGGGCGGCTCTGGGGGCTCCCCGCCGACCGGCGGTGGACCTCCATAGGGCCCGGCCG is part of the Mycobacterium adipatum genome and harbors:
- a CDS encoding MmpS family transport accessory protein — translated: MTDSPRRDEPTQRFDGGHSGHPGYSDPAYASQSPYGMRPTEPLPAYPAYGYDQTAGPYGGPPPVGGEPPEPPGTPRWLWIAAAIAVVTVIGLVIALVIVNSSQQQTVVAPVPTLSENNTAEPTLSSTAPTTTRRPTTTTSRPAPATTTAPSVPGGSSAPGATETVTYTVTGEGRAINVTYVDDGGVLQTEFNVLLPWSKTVNLAQPAQQSASVTIINVGRKVNCSISIDGAQVQQRTGSGLTICSPIG